One stretch of Acidobacteriota bacterium DNA includes these proteins:
- a CDS encoding ferredoxin gives MGNRAYVDPDLCTGCTLCTDLCPEVFEMDGDVAVARHPDHAALGVTARAQEAADACPVQAITLDHD, from the coding sequence ATGGGCAACCGCGCGTACGTGGATCCCGACTTGTGCACCGGCTGCACCCTGTGCACGGATCTGTGCCCCGAGGTGTTCGAGATGGACGGCGACGTGGCCGTGGCCAGGCACCCTGACCACGCCGCGCTGGGTGTGACCGCCAGGGCCCAGGAAGCCGCCGACGCCTGCCCCGTCCAGGCCATCACGCTCGATCACGACTGA